A genome region from Cyprinus carpio isolate SPL01 chromosome B23, ASM1834038v1, whole genome shotgun sequence includes the following:
- the LOC122141948 gene encoding transcription factor Sp5-like — translation MAALTLSRADNFLHNFLQDRTPSSSPESGPNTLSFLATTCSQAWQEGSQLPYEGPVGSTSSMFQLWSNDVAPNSSLSAHQMTFTMPKMQFPGHMQSTLGSHSHHHHHHHHHHHELPLTPPAEPPSAYSFDLSPVKMLSSQAQGNVPYYTQHNAVGQNFPSFLQNASGRPHLPGGHVEDGQQWWSLPQSNSAHSGHPFSLGRQLVLGHQPQIAALLQGTSKGLLSSTRRCRRCKCPNCQSTGNGGAALEFGKKRLHICHIPDCGKVYKKTSHLKAHLRWHAGERPFICNWLFCGKSFTRSDELQRHLRTHTGEKRFGCQQCGKRFMRSDHLSKHVKTHQSRKSRSSQPSQSETDALLSNIKRE, via the exons atggctgcgttgaccttatCCAGAGCGGATAATTTCCTGCACAATTTCTTACAG GATCGTACTCCTAGCTCCTCTCCAGAAAGCGGTCCTAACACCCTTTCCTTTTTGGCCACCACATGCAGTCAGGCTTGGCAGGAGGGGTCTCAGCTCCCTTACGAGGGGCCGGTGGGCTCCACTTCCAGCATGTTTCAGCTCTGGAGCAATGACGTGGCCCCAAACTCCAGCTTGAGCGCCCACCAGATGACCTTCACCATGCCCAAAATGCAGTTCCCCGGCCACATGCAGTCCACCCTGGGCTCGCACtcccatcatcaccatcatcaccaccatcaccaccacgAGCTCCCCCTCACCCCTCCAGCCGAGCCTCCGTCTGCCTACTCATTCGATCTGTCTCCAGTAAAGATGCTCTCCTCCCAGGCACAGGGGAACGTGCCGTACTACACGCAGCACAACGCTGTGGGTCAGAACTTTCCTAGCTTCCTTCAGAATGCTTCAGGAAGACCTCACCTGCCAGGTGGACACGTTGAGGACGGCCAGCAGTGGTGGAGTCTTCCTCAGAGTAACAGCGCACACTCCGGGCACCCCTTCTCTCTGGGACGCCAGCTGGTTTTGGGCCACCAGCCTCAAATCGCTGCTCTTCTGCAAGGAACCTCAAAAGGTCTGTTGAGCTCAACTCGCCGTTGTCGCAGATGCAAATGCCCCAACTGCCAGTCCACGGGAAACGGAGGTGCTGCTCTGGAGTTCGGGAAGAAAAGACTACATATTTGTCACATTCCAGATTGCGGCAAAGTCTACAAAAAAACCTCTCACCTGAAGGCGCACCTGCGCTGGCATGCCGGCGAGCGGCCCTTCATCTGCAACTGGCTCTtctgtggaaagagcttcactcGCTCAGATGAGCTGCAGAGGCATCTTCGCACACACACCGGGGAGAAGCGTTTCGGCTGTCAGCAGTGTGGGAAAAGGTTTATGCGGAGTGATCACCTCTCCAAGCATGTGAAGACCCACCAGAGCAGGAAGAGCCGGTCCAGTCAGCCTTCTCAAAGTGAGACTGATGCACTGCTAAGCAACATTAAGAGAGAGTAA